One Vibrio sp. 16 genomic window carries:
- a CDS encoding aminoacyl-tRNA deacylase has protein sequence MNNYLDTKITRYLTEQQVPFRLLPHRTLATTIEDAARQRGIRPSQMVKSIVLRDMGDLYALACAPGDQSVDPKKVRAILNCRRMTCVDLKSVPELTGYEIGTVTPLLLTTPMSIIFDHRISLEDEVTISSGSNMAGIALKRDDLIRLCQPIFADICR, from the coding sequence ATGAATAATTATCTCGATACCAAGATCACACGCTATTTAACTGAGCAGCAAGTGCCTTTTCGCTTGCTGCCTCACCGGACTCTAGCGACCACTATCGAAGATGCAGCGCGGCAACGCGGTATACGCCCGAGTCAGATGGTTAAGTCAATCGTACTACGGGATATGGGCGATCTCTACGCACTCGCTTGCGCTCCTGGAGATCAATCTGTGGATCCAAAAAAAGTGCGCGCAATCTTAAACTGTCGCAGGATGACATGTGTCGACCTGAAAAGCGTCCCTGAACTGACCGGCTATGAAATCGGCACTGTAACCCCGCTTCTTCTGACAACACCCATGTCGATCATTTTTGATCATCGAATAAGCCTTGAAGATGAAGTGACGATCAGTAGCGGTTCAAATATGGCAGGTATTGCTCTAAAGCGTGACGATCTCATACGCTTGTGCCAGCCGATTTTCGCTGACATTTGTCGATAA
- a CDS encoding DUF1107 domain-containing protein, with translation MRLFKRYTPGMIAKHVSRLFKGRIYIYGVGKFEFDNGKLLPPEKAEKRHFKAVKEVNEEIMKLRCAYA, from the coding sequence ATGAGACTGTTTAAGCGCTATACACCAGGTATGATTGCTAAACACGTAAGTCGGCTGTTTAAGGGAAGAATTTACATATACGGCGTAGGAAAATTTGAGTTTGATAACGGCAAACTCTTACCTCCAGAAAAGGCCGAAAAAAGGCACTTTAAAGCGGTTAAAGAAGTGAACGAAGAGATCATGAAACTTCGCTGTGCCTACGCTTAA